One stretch of Roseimicrobium sp. ORNL1 DNA includes these proteins:
- a CDS encoding DUF3817 domain-containing protein yields MKSSHPVTPLRHLALVEGVSFLILLGIAMPLKYMAGMPMAVKVVGWIHGLLFVLFCFALLRVMMSTSWSLGRAALVFIASLVPFGPFVIDRRMREWEKEPVVVEAAEK; encoded by the coding sequence ATGAAAAGCTCTCATCCCGTCACCCCGCTTCGTCACCTTGCCCTTGTGGAAGGTGTGTCCTTTCTCATCCTGCTCGGCATTGCCATGCCCTTGAAGTACATGGCCGGCATGCCGATGGCGGTGAAGGTCGTGGGCTGGATCCACGGCCTGCTCTTTGTGCTGTTCTGCTTTGCCCTGCTGCGCGTGATGATGTCCACGAGTTGGTCCCTGGGGCGCGCAGCATTGGTGTTCATTGCTTCGTTGGTACCCTTTGGCCCTTTCGTCATCGATCGCCGCATGCGCGAGTGGGAGAAGGAGCCGGTGGTCGTAGAGGCCGCGGAGAAATAG
- a CDS encoding alpha-2-macroglobulin family protein, whose protein sequence is MKASALLLTLLGLLTVASPVPAAELVIDNETLLPSSTLELRFDNAMIGKEKVGTVEKTSPLVSDPAVEGEFKWTSTRSGQFHFTKAPAISTTYSFTLRKGLKDATGKAVAVEELGEYETEAFRVADDYKEYPYSFGDSARRTPVFLLQFSDEIDAAVAERQFHFVSRFGTQPIPAKVRLATGKDFKKRYGTDLVPTWDEQAKGVKPTVKDDETRPNAVIVQTSEPLPPGVDWTLVMPADFTNAGGNAILGEEARYEWGSVQVLAFKNVETENHFDGPHTIGVNFNKSIRNSGLSDTDLEKARVEAAKYVTVEPAVPDMKVNLGWSSLEIEGNFALDTPYTVTVNSGLPGADELPLENAVRQMVTFKASPVFVSTSAGTSTQLSTGNGLLDIYGANFKEMRIRAKQLSDADLLQARTLYDQEYERFDYSEKNKTPARERLTPFEKLPGKVVFEKVITNTQPLERGSLHSINWRDALGQTAAAPLFLEIEAVPQDGAPAGAILNRSIVEFTDIGLMVKNTGEEALVYAFSLKTGKALPGVQLTLADVGLNSLKSAQTDDKGMAVVPSQDAEWVLAKSGDDCTASLCNGRQNRVGIWGHDINIGWGDPWKAKNETFIFADRPVYKPGEKANVKAITRLRTGDALTLGQPTKAKLTMTDPRNREVLNKEITFTANGTWSDQIALPDGAVGWYSLNIRFREPKEGEDEYETGALVNLALRVDEYKPNTFEVKLDGEKFQVGKDRIKVPLKANYYMGKALSSAKATWSAGLVTEYTPPDEFAEYHFGDAPAWWHYGKDRDDETASEDEDEDSNSWGAHGELTLNDDGTASIELPPPPAHKQALPQTISVYADVTDVNQQTIAANTEFKIPGADFIVGTKTRGWYGSAGKDFAIDFVAITPQGKGFTAPVPVEVKLERQEWNTVRVQGAGGAMTTKNQSVLVEEWKSQVELKSVNGGASAAELKFTPKTGGTYFLTSTATDANGKTVLSRRGFYVLGSKDFPWAFEDGARITLQPDKTTAKPGEEVSVVVKSPIAGTALVTVERNRIHRQFTAPVSPENPVVKVPITDEDAPNAYISVVVIRGADQSPQPDKMPEYKVGYCEIGVESNTKKLVVTTEAAQPSVLPNGQQTLTATVKDGSGKPVEGGEVTFFAVDEGVLSLMEFETPKPFEFFHAAKSLYVSTYTTLDALLTEKMADRYRGNKGIMVGGGDAEIGADMALRKNFVATAVWQASLITDKDGKVTTTFNAPDSLTRYRVMAIAAKDGDRFGTGESAFVVNKPLMVEPVVPRFAHTGDEILVKAVVHNTTQHSGQVEVELQLDDHAQLITEERPFALVGLKNRTTTNDGKSERRVITLKAGETTALAFPVRFVKNGPTTWKWQAKTTEWSDAKALGDAVESKFDVHHPVPALREVHYLQLTSASASQDMLKGVNPQLLESNGELRIDFNQSRLSEARDALQYLLEYPYGCVEQTTSATLPWLALSKYEPMFPDLLQKDKVRDVITRGVNRILQMQTDDGGLAYWPGGETPELWASAYGGHCLFKAKEWGIPIPQASLDSLTDWISKQLRELDLAKTTESDKLNDAAMALYTLARAGKAEPAYATTLYTRREKMPETARLFLALSMCLTKAPDAQITELLKPQKNDAKAGRFWLGGDTAAGLRLIVCADRGLTKEANLIADELMKRRNGGGHWGTTFSNSWILTGLSTLERPVKDPQPLNFSVAIRDQEKPFALAHPLDTTTAMLNFTSKKDAPTAKVTLPQDKTLRARVEVKAWPELKTFQPVQKGFGVTRRYERLTPTGMLEPAENLRVGDLIVVTLDINVMKGNRYLALEDRLPSVFEPVNPEFTTQNKKKDADAEDNAWYCDHRELRHDRALFFTNDWSTLGKFQLKYLARVIAEGDVVAPPARIEAMYDPSHYGTSGVQRVQTLPMSDGKNVAGQ, encoded by the coding sequence ATGAAAGCCAGTGCCCTCCTGCTGACCCTGCTGGGTCTTTTAACCGTTGCGAGCCCCGTGCCCGCTGCTGAACTCGTCATCGACAACGAAACGCTTCTGCCCTCCAGCACCCTGGAGTTGCGATTTGATAACGCGATGATCGGAAAGGAGAAGGTGGGTACGGTGGAGAAAACTTCGCCGCTGGTTTCCGACCCTGCAGTCGAGGGGGAATTCAAGTGGACCAGCACCCGAAGCGGACAGTTCCATTTCACCAAGGCGCCTGCCATCAGCACCACGTATTCCTTCACCCTGCGCAAGGGACTGAAGGATGCGACGGGCAAGGCGGTGGCCGTGGAGGAACTCGGCGAGTATGAAACGGAAGCCTTCCGTGTGGCGGATGACTACAAGGAGTACCCGTACAGCTTCGGCGACTCCGCACGCCGCACGCCGGTGTTTCTCCTCCAGTTCTCCGATGAAATCGATGCCGCCGTCGCCGAGCGGCAATTTCATTTCGTGAGCCGCTTCGGCACGCAACCCATCCCGGCGAAGGTGCGCCTGGCCACGGGCAAGGACTTCAAGAAGCGCTACGGCACGGATCTGGTCCCCACCTGGGACGAGCAGGCGAAGGGCGTGAAACCCACGGTCAAGGATGACGAGACCCGCCCGAATGCGGTGATTGTGCAGACGTCCGAGCCACTGCCTCCCGGGGTGGACTGGACGCTGGTGATGCCCGCCGATTTCACCAATGCCGGTGGCAATGCCATCCTGGGTGAGGAAGCGCGCTACGAGTGGGGCTCGGTGCAGGTGCTGGCCTTCAAGAATGTGGAGACAGAGAACCACTTCGACGGACCGCACACGATTGGGGTGAACTTCAACAAGTCCATCCGCAACAGTGGCCTCTCCGACACGGATCTGGAGAAGGCGCGTGTGGAAGCCGCCAAGTATGTGACCGTGGAGCCCGCGGTGCCGGATATGAAGGTGAACCTGGGCTGGTCCTCATTGGAGATCGAAGGCAACTTCGCCCTGGATACACCCTACACCGTGACGGTGAACTCCGGCCTGCCTGGCGCGGATGAACTGCCGCTGGAGAATGCGGTGCGCCAGATGGTGACCTTCAAGGCGAGCCCGGTCTTCGTCTCCACCAGTGCCGGCACGAGCACGCAGCTCTCCACCGGCAACGGTCTGCTGGATATCTATGGTGCAAACTTCAAGGAGATGCGCATCCGGGCGAAGCAGCTCAGTGACGCCGACTTGCTCCAGGCACGCACCCTGTATGACCAGGAGTACGAACGTTTCGACTACAGCGAGAAGAACAAGACTCCGGCTCGCGAACGCCTGACGCCCTTTGAGAAGCTGCCGGGCAAGGTGGTGTTTGAGAAGGTGATCACCAACACCCAGCCGCTGGAGCGTGGTTCGCTGCATTCCATCAACTGGCGTGATGCCCTTGGCCAGACCGCCGCGGCGCCGCTCTTCCTCGAAATCGAGGCCGTGCCACAGGATGGAGCTCCTGCGGGCGCCATCCTGAACCGCAGCATCGTGGAGTTCACCGACATCGGCCTCATGGTGAAGAACACCGGTGAGGAAGCGCTCGTGTATGCCTTCTCCCTGAAGACGGGCAAGGCGCTGCCCGGGGTGCAGCTTACCCTGGCGGATGTGGGACTCAATTCCCTCAAGTCCGCGCAGACGGATGACAAGGGCATGGCCGTGGTACCCAGCCAGGACGCCGAGTGGGTGCTAGCCAAGAGCGGTGACGACTGCACCGCGTCCCTCTGCAATGGACGGCAAAACCGCGTCGGCATCTGGGGCCACGATATCAATATCGGCTGGGGCGATCCCTGGAAGGCGAAGAATGAGACCTTCATCTTCGCCGACCGTCCCGTGTACAAGCCCGGCGAGAAGGCCAATGTGAAGGCCATCACCCGCCTGCGTACCGGAGATGCCCTGACCCTTGGCCAGCCCACGAAGGCAAAGCTGACCATGACCGACCCGCGCAACCGTGAGGTGCTCAACAAGGAGATCACCTTCACTGCGAACGGCACCTGGAGCGACCAGATCGCCCTGCCGGATGGCGCGGTGGGCTGGTACAGCTTGAACATCCGCTTCCGCGAACCCAAGGAAGGCGAGGATGAATACGAAACCGGCGCGTTGGTGAACCTGGCGCTCCGTGTGGACGAGTACAAGCCGAACACCTTTGAAGTGAAACTGGATGGAGAAAAATTCCAGGTTGGCAAGGATCGCATCAAGGTGCCGCTCAAGGCGAACTATTACATGGGCAAGGCGCTCTCCTCGGCCAAGGCGACGTGGAGCGCCGGTCTCGTGACTGAATACACGCCGCCGGATGAATTTGCCGAGTACCACTTCGGCGATGCCCCCGCGTGGTGGCACTATGGCAAGGACCGTGATGACGAAACTGCGTCTGAGGATGAAGACGAAGACTCCAACAGCTGGGGTGCGCACGGCGAGCTCACGCTCAATGACGACGGCACGGCCTCCATCGAGCTGCCTCCGCCTCCCGCGCACAAGCAGGCGCTGCCGCAGACCATCTCCGTGTATGCGGACGTCACGGACGTGAATCAGCAGACGATCGCGGCGAACACGGAATTCAAGATTCCGGGTGCGGACTTCATCGTGGGCACCAAGACGCGCGGCTGGTATGGCAGCGCGGGCAAGGACTTCGCCATCGACTTTGTGGCCATCACGCCGCAGGGCAAGGGCTTCACCGCGCCGGTGCCGGTGGAAGTGAAACTCGAGCGCCAGGAGTGGAACACGGTGCGCGTCCAAGGTGCCGGTGGCGCCATGACCACCAAGAACCAGAGCGTGCTGGTGGAAGAATGGAAGTCCCAGGTCGAACTCAAGAGCGTGAATGGAGGCGCGTCGGCAGCCGAACTGAAGTTCACTCCGAAGACTGGTGGCACGTACTTCCTCACCTCGACCGCGACGGATGCCAATGGCAAGACGGTACTGAGCCGCAGGGGATTCTATGTGCTTGGCAGCAAGGACTTCCCCTGGGCGTTTGAAGATGGCGCGCGCATCACGCTGCAGCCGGACAAGACGACCGCGAAGCCCGGTGAAGAGGTGAGCGTGGTGGTGAAGTCACCCATTGCCGGCACCGCGCTGGTGACGGTGGAACGCAACCGCATCCACCGCCAGTTCACCGCTCCGGTATCCCCCGAGAATCCCGTGGTGAAGGTGCCGATCACCGATGAAGACGCCCCCAATGCCTACATTTCCGTGGTGGTGATTCGTGGTGCCGACCAGAGCCCGCAGCCGGACAAGATGCCGGAGTACAAGGTGGGCTACTGCGAGATTGGCGTGGAAAGCAATACCAAGAAACTCGTGGTCACCACGGAAGCTGCACAACCTTCCGTGCTGCCCAATGGCCAGCAGACCCTCACCGCAACGGTGAAGGATGGCTCGGGCAAGCCGGTGGAGGGTGGCGAAGTGACCTTCTTCGCCGTGGACGAAGGTGTGCTCAGCCTCATGGAGTTTGAGACACCCAAGCCGTTTGAATTCTTCCACGCGGCCAAGTCCCTCTATGTCTCCACCTACACCACGCTGGATGCGCTGCTCACGGAAAAGATGGCGGATCGCTACCGTGGCAATAAGGGCATCATGGTGGGTGGTGGTGATGCGGAGATCGGCGCGGACATGGCGCTGCGGAAGAACTTCGTGGCCACGGCGGTGTGGCAGGCCTCGCTCATCACGGACAAAGATGGCAAGGTAACCACCACCTTCAATGCACCGGATAGCCTCACGCGTTATCGCGTCATGGCCATCGCGGCGAAGGATGGCGATCGCTTCGGCACGGGTGAGTCTGCCTTTGTGGTGAACAAGCCCCTCATGGTGGAGCCGGTGGTGCCACGCTTCGCTCATACGGGAGATGAAATCCTGGTGAAGGCCGTGGTGCACAACACCACGCAGCACAGCGGCCAGGTGGAAGTGGAACTGCAACTCGATGACCATGCGCAGCTCATCACGGAAGAACGTCCGTTTGCTTTGGTCGGCCTGAAGAACCGCACCACCACGAATGACGGCAAGTCCGAACGTCGTGTCATCACCCTCAAGGCGGGTGAGACGACCGCGCTGGCCTTCCCCGTGCGCTTCGTGAAGAACGGCCCCACGACCTGGAAGTGGCAGGCGAAGACCACGGAGTGGAGCGATGCGAAGGCTCTGGGCGATGCCGTGGAATCCAAGTTCGACGTTCACCATCCCGTGCCTGCCCTGCGTGAAGTGCACTACCTGCAACTCACCAGCGCGAGCGCCAGCCAGGACATGCTGAAGGGTGTGAATCCCCAGCTCCTGGAGAGCAATGGGGAACTGCGCATCGACTTCAACCAGTCGCGCCTCAGTGAAGCACGTGATGCCCTGCAATACCTGCTGGAGTATCCCTACGGCTGCGTGGAGCAGACGACCAGTGCTACCTTGCCCTGGCTCGCACTGAGCAAGTATGAGCCGATGTTCCCCGACCTTCTACAGAAGGACAAGGTGCGTGATGTCATCACGCGGGGGGTGAACCGCATCCTCCAGATGCAGACGGACGACGGCGGTCTGGCTTACTGGCCCGGTGGAGAAACGCCCGAACTATGGGCGAGCGCGTACGGCGGCCACTGCCTCTTCAAGGCGAAAGAGTGGGGCATTCCCATCCCGCAGGCATCGCTGGACAGCCTCACGGACTGGATCAGCAAACAGCTTCGTGAACTCGATCTCGCGAAGACCACCGAGAGCGACAAGCTCAATGACGCTGCGATGGCTCTCTACACGCTGGCTCGTGCTGGCAAGGCGGAGCCCGCCTATGCCACCACGCTCTACACCCGTCGTGAAAAGATGCCGGAGACGGCTCGCCTCTTCCTTGCCCTCAGCATGTGTCTGACGAAGGCGCCCGATGCGCAAATCACGGAACTGCTCAAGCCGCAGAAGAATGATGCGAAGGCAGGACGCTTCTGGCTCGGTGGTGACACCGCTGCCGGTCTGCGCCTCATCGTATGCGCCGACCGCGGACTGACGAAGGAAGCGAATCTCATCGCGGATGAACTCATGAAGCGCCGTAATGGCGGGGGCCACTGGGGTACCACCTTCAGCAACTCCTGGATTCTCACCGGCCTCTCCACACTAGAGCGTCCCGTGAAGGATCCGCAGCCGCTGAACTTCAGCGTGGCCATCCGCGACCAGGAGAAGCCCTTTGCGCTGGCTCACCCGCTGGACACCACCACGGCGATGCTGAACTTCACCTCGAAGAAGGATGCGCCGACCGCGAAGGTAACGCTGCCGCAGGACAAGACGCTACGCGCCCGCGTGGAAGTGAAGGCTTGGCCGGAGCTCAAGACCTTCCAGCCTGTGCAGAAGGGATTCGGCGTGACGCGTCGTTATGAGAGGCTGACGCCCACCGGCATGCTGGAGCCCGCGGAGAACCTGCGCGTGGGTGACCTCATCGTGGTCACGCTCGACATCAATGTGATGAAGGGCAATCGCTACCTCGCGTTGGAGGACAGGCTGCCGAGCGTGTTCGAACCGGTGAATCCCGAATTCACCACGCAGAACAAGAAGAAGGATGCCGATGCCGAGGACAATGCGTGGTACTGCGATCATCGCGAGCTGCGCCATGACCGTGCGCTCTTCTTCACCAATGACTGGAGCACGCTTGGCAAGTTCCAGTTGAAGTACCTCGCGCGTGTCATCGCAGAAGGTGATGTCGTTGCTCCTCCGGCGCGCATCGAGGCGATGTATGATCCTTCCCACTATGGCACCAGCGGTGTGCAGCGCGTGCAGACCCTGCCCATGAGCGACGGCAAGAACGTTGCGGGCCAGTAA
- the pbpC gene encoding penicillin-binding protein 1C → MSLLPAMLRKKTTWRWALKGLGGAALLGALGWWVLPWAVPLPPKLEQPLPVSPVFLAADGTPLRLLLSVDGQRTLAPVSRAELPEKLVQATLAAEDKRFYNHGGVDLLAISRAALDNITSRRVVSGASTLTQQLVKVSADERAPRTFVTKIKEALQARRLEMTWDKDRILTEYMNRVSYGNLLTGCAAASQGYFNKPLRDLSPAECAFLAALPQSPTRLNPFRNQPALQQRQKHILARMTVLGWLSEEETKLADTEAATLQRYTGGFAAPHAIELLKGESPIAADGKIHTTIQPALQQRMESIITQRLGALAGKHVTHAAAVVIENKTGRVIGLAGSRDFFAEDGGQLNGAWVPHSPGSALKPFTYLLALEHGSTPATVLQDLPIEYATPTGIYRPENYNKKFYGPITLREALGNSLNIPAVRVLQQLGGEKVLCEELKSLGITTLTESPEHYGLGLTIGNAPVRLLELANAYACLARLGEWKEWTLLQDAATATLESGAAAIPSTRKHKEQCSFLIADILQDAQARMLAFGPHTIIRMPFPCAVKTGTSTSYRDNWTMGFTPEYTVGVWAGNFDNSPMNQVSGVAGAGPIFRDIMIHLHETQGTTWYTEPSGIVRARIDPRNGRRLDETSPTVRSSRDEKFLVGTLPPIATTMDYDAEGKALLSRDYAHWVTGDDHWLAGLVALQPENNNNTPPRISIPVDGSIFQLDPDLKNKGGRLLLRATGPAGMKWSSPSISIVDENGLAYATLVPGQHELRVEDPVTGAFSEVRIEVRDALSAAERLKAAQ, encoded by the coding sequence ATGTCCCTGCTGCCCGCCATGCTTCGCAAGAAGACAACATGGCGGTGGGCGTTGAAGGGCCTGGGTGGTGCGGCGCTGCTGGGGGCACTGGGGTGGTGGGTACTGCCGTGGGCGGTGCCCCTGCCACCGAAGCTGGAGCAGCCTCTGCCGGTTTCGCCGGTATTTCTCGCGGCGGATGGCACACCGCTGCGCCTGCTGCTCAGTGTGGATGGACAGCGCACGCTTGCTCCTGTGTCACGCGCCGAGCTGCCGGAGAAACTGGTGCAGGCCACACTCGCTGCGGAGGACAAGCGCTTCTACAACCACGGCGGCGTGGATCTGCTGGCAATTTCACGCGCTGCGCTGGACAACATCACCTCGCGTCGTGTCGTCTCTGGTGCGTCCACGCTGACGCAACAGCTGGTAAAAGTCTCGGCAGACGAGCGTGCTCCGCGCACCTTTGTTACCAAGATCAAGGAAGCGCTCCAGGCACGACGATTGGAGATGACTTGGGACAAGGATCGCATCCTCACCGAATACATGAACCGTGTGAGCTATGGCAATCTGCTCACTGGCTGTGCGGCTGCCTCGCAGGGATACTTTAACAAACCGCTGCGCGATCTCTCGCCTGCGGAGTGTGCGTTTCTCGCGGCATTGCCCCAATCACCGACACGACTCAATCCCTTCCGCAATCAGCCCGCCTTGCAGCAGCGGCAGAAGCACATCCTGGCTCGCATGACCGTGCTCGGATGGCTGAGTGAAGAGGAGACGAAGCTCGCTGACACGGAGGCCGCCACCCTGCAGAGGTACACCGGGGGCTTTGCTGCACCGCATGCCATTGAGTTGTTGAAGGGAGAATCGCCGATTGCGGCGGACGGGAAGATACACACCACCATCCAGCCTGCACTGCAGCAGCGCATGGAGTCGATCATCACGCAGCGACTGGGTGCGCTGGCGGGCAAGCATGTGACGCATGCTGCCGCGGTGGTGATTGAGAACAAGACGGGACGCGTCATCGGCCTGGCAGGCTCGCGGGATTTCTTCGCGGAGGATGGGGGACAGCTCAATGGCGCGTGGGTGCCGCACTCCCCGGGTTCCGCGCTCAAGCCCTTCACGTACCTGCTGGCGCTGGAGCATGGCAGCACCCCAGCGACCGTCCTGCAGGATCTGCCCATCGAGTATGCCACGCCCACCGGCATCTACCGTCCGGAGAACTACAACAAGAAGTTCTACGGTCCCATCACCCTCCGTGAGGCGCTGGGGAATTCGCTGAACATTCCCGCGGTACGTGTACTGCAACAACTCGGCGGTGAGAAGGTGCTGTGTGAGGAATTGAAGAGCCTGGGCATCACCACGCTGACAGAGTCACCGGAGCACTATGGTCTGGGACTTACCATCGGAAATGCCCCGGTGCGGTTGCTGGAGCTGGCCAATGCCTATGCGTGTCTCGCACGACTGGGAGAGTGGAAGGAATGGACGCTGTTGCAGGATGCGGCCACCGCCACACTTGAGTCCGGCGCTGCGGCGATTCCTTCCACGCGCAAGCACAAGGAGCAGTGCAGCTTCTTGATAGCTGATATCCTGCAGGATGCGCAGGCACGCATGCTCGCCTTTGGGCCGCACACGATCATTCGCATGCCTTTTCCTTGTGCCGTGAAGACGGGCACCAGCACGAGTTATCGCGACAACTGGACCATGGGATTCACGCCTGAGTACACCGTGGGTGTATGGGCGGGGAACTTCGACAACTCGCCCATGAACCAAGTCTCCGGCGTGGCGGGCGCAGGTCCCATTTTCCGTGATATCATGATACACCTTCATGAAACTCAGGGCACCACGTGGTACACGGAACCGTCTGGAATCGTGCGTGCCCGCATCGACCCGAGGAATGGCAGACGGCTGGATGAAACCTCGCCGACCGTGCGCTCTTCGCGGGATGAGAAGTTCCTGGTTGGAACGCTTCCTCCGATTGCCACGACCATGGACTACGATGCCGAGGGCAAAGCACTGCTATCCCGCGACTACGCCCACTGGGTGACTGGCGATGACCACTGGCTGGCCGGACTGGTAGCGCTGCAACCGGAGAACAACAACAACACGCCTCCGCGCATCTCCATTCCGGTGGACGGGAGCATCTTCCAGCTCGATCCCGATCTCAAAAACAAGGGCGGCCGCCTGCTGCTGCGCGCCACTGGACCGGCGGGCATGAAATGGAGCTCGCCGTCCATTTCTATTGTGGACGAGAATGGTCTGGCCTATGCCACGCTCGTACCCGGACAGCATGAGCTGCGGGTGGAGGATCCGGTGACTGGCGCGTTTTCCGAAGTTCGTATTGAGGTGCGGGATGCGCTGTCTGCGGCGGAGAGGTTGAAGGCGGCGCAGTAG
- a CDS encoding MBL fold metallo-hydrolase, whose product MKSNVPDSSATSRRRFLLSTPAAIGLAHLARTSSVNAQDKPPASASPTSPPSGKAHYICVTCGSQFAETDGAPKECPICQDERQYVGLNGQEWTTLETMQRGGWKNVFKEQEPNVIGIGTEPKMGIGQRTLLLRTPKGNILWDCVSYLDEDTIREVKKLGGISAIAISHPHYYSSMVEWSRAFGDVPIHLHEDDRQWVQRPDAAIQFWNGETKSLGDGLTLIHTGGHFDGFQVMHWRDGAEGRGVLFAGDQPQVVSDRRWVSFMYSYPNYIPLNKPAIERIVKALEPYEYDRIYGAFWPGVVAKDGKGAMKRSAERYLKAIV is encoded by the coding sequence ATGAAATCCAACGTCCCAGATTCCTCTGCCACCTCACGCCGTCGATTTCTCCTCAGCACGCCCGCCGCGATTGGTCTGGCCCATCTCGCACGTACTTCTTCCGTGAACGCGCAGGACAAACCTCCAGCCTCAGCGTCGCCAACGTCGCCACCCTCCGGGAAGGCGCACTACATCTGCGTCACGTGCGGGTCCCAGTTTGCGGAAACCGATGGCGCGCCGAAGGAATGTCCCATCTGCCAGGATGAGCGGCAGTATGTGGGTCTGAATGGCCAGGAATGGACCACGTTGGAGACGATGCAGCGCGGCGGCTGGAAGAATGTCTTCAAAGAGCAGGAACCGAATGTCATTGGCATCGGCACGGAACCGAAGATGGGCATTGGCCAGCGCACCCTGCTGCTGCGCACGCCCAAGGGAAACATCTTGTGGGACTGCGTCAGTTATCTGGATGAAGACACCATCCGTGAAGTGAAGAAGCTCGGCGGCATCTCGGCCATCGCGATTTCACATCCGCATTACTACAGCTCCATGGTGGAGTGGAGTCGCGCGTTTGGCGATGTGCCGATTCATCTGCATGAAGATGACAGGCAGTGGGTGCAGCGACCGGATGCCGCGATTCAATTCTGGAACGGAGAGACCAAGTCGCTGGGCGATGGGCTCACGCTCATCCACACCGGCGGTCACTTCGATGGATTCCAGGTCATGCACTGGCGTGATGGCGCGGAGGGCAGGGGAGTGCTCTTCGCGGGAGACCAGCCTCAAGTGGTGTCCGACCGCCGGTGGGTGAGCTTCATGTACAGCTACCCGAACTACATCCCGCTGAACAAGCCGGCCATCGAGCGCATTGTGAAGGCTCTGGAGCCGTATGAGTATGACCGCATCTATGGTGCCTTCTGGCCGGGCGTGGTGGCTAAGGATGGGAAGGGCGCGATGAAGAGGTCTGCGGAGAGGTATTTGAAGGCGATTGTGTGA
- a CDS encoding MFS transporter: MPPASKPIRAFLLLLLTYVGFISLGLPDGMLGVAWPSMRAQFDLPLDAISAVLVVFITGYLISTLSAGWLLARMNVGMLLALSGAATAVGLIGYATAPAWGVIVALSFIAGLGAGAIDTGLNTYAAMNYSARTMNWLHACYGLGAASGPVLLTAILASGAPWQRGYFLVGVSELVLVACFLATLSWWPKVSETRELEMEGKAGEAQPAASLLSTLKLRTVWLGIVTFFIYTGTEAAVGTWTYTFLTGHHGIAADRAGNWTAAYWGSLTVGRIAAGLIAGKVTPRALILGGAWIIVLGAILIVSGLGATVTILGIMCIGFGCAPIFPSLISTTPNRVPLQHTANAVGYQIAAATLGIALVPSFVGYLGRVQGLQVIPIAWFVSAAALLVLLMMLLRFAPNPSAIETRTASSSTPSTP; the protein is encoded by the coding sequence ATGCCTCCTGCGTCCAAGCCCATCCGCGCCTTCCTTCTGCTTCTGCTCACCTATGTGGGCTTCATCAGTCTGGGGTTGCCGGATGGCATGCTGGGGGTCGCGTGGCCATCCATGCGGGCGCAATTTGATTTGCCCCTGGATGCAATCAGTGCAGTGCTGGTGGTCTTCATCACGGGCTACCTGATTTCCACGCTCTCCGCAGGGTGGCTGCTGGCACGCATGAATGTGGGAATGCTGTTGGCGCTCAGCGGTGCCGCCACAGCAGTGGGACTCATCGGTTACGCAACGGCTCCGGCTTGGGGCGTGATCGTGGCGCTTTCGTTCATCGCAGGACTTGGCGCGGGAGCCATCGACACCGGGCTCAACACCTATGCGGCGATGAACTACAGCGCGCGCACCATGAACTGGCTGCACGCGTGCTACGGGCTCGGCGCTGCGTCGGGGCCGGTGCTGCTCACCGCGATTCTGGCGAGTGGTGCGCCCTGGCAGCGAGGATATTTTTTGGTGGGCGTGAGTGAACTCGTGCTGGTGGCCTGTTTTCTCGCGACGCTCTCCTGGTGGCCGAAGGTTTCTGAAACACGTGAACTGGAAATGGAAGGAAAAGCAGGCGAGGCCCAACCAGCGGCCAGCCTGCTGAGCACGCTGAAGCTGCGCACGGTGTGGCTGGGCATCGTGACCTTCTTCATCTACACGGGAACGGAGGCGGCGGTGGGTACGTGGACGTACACCTTCCTCACGGGGCATCACGGCATCGCAGCGGACAGGGCGGGGAACTGGACGGCAGCCTACTGGGGCTCACTCACGGTGGGACGCATCGCCGCAGGACTCATCGCCGGGAAGGTCACACCCAGAGCGCTCATCCTTGGTGGAGCGTGGATCATTGTCCTCGGTGCGATCCTGATTGTATCTGGACTGGGTGCGACGGTCACCATCCTGGGCATCATGTGCATCGGCTTTGGCTGCGCGCCCATCTTCCCTTCGCTGATTTCGACCACGCCCAATCGTGTGCCTCTGCAACACACGGCGAACGCGGTCGGTTACCAGATTGCGGCGGCCACGCTGGGGATTGCCTTGGTGCCATCGTTTGTCGGATACCTCGGGCGTGTGCAGGGGCTGCAGGTGATCCCGATTGCGTGGTTCGTTTCCGCTGCGGCGCTGCTGGTGTTGCTGATGATGCTTTTGCGTTTCGCTCCGAATCCATCGGCCATCGAGACGCGCACTGCTTCCAGCAGCACACCAAGCACGCCATGA